Genomic DNA from Planctomycetota bacterium:
CGTCCGGGCCGAGGTGATCGAGCCCGCCCTGGCGGCCGGTTTGGGCGTTTTGACGGAAAAACCCGTCGCACGCTCCCATGCCGAGGCCGAGGCGTTGTTAAAGATCGTCGAAGAGCACGACGCGGGCGATCGCTGCTTCGTCGGCTACTGCCACCGGTTCACGCCCGCCATCGTCGAGATGCGGCGACGTCTCCTCGCAGGCGACCTCGGCACGCCGATTCGGTTCGAAAACACCTTCGCCTGCTGGCATCCCGGCATGCAGACGGGCTGGATGAGCGACCCAGCCACCAGCGGCGGCGGCAGCTTCCTCGACACCGGCTGCCACTCGATCGACCTCTTCCGCTTCGTCACCGGCGAACACGAGGCCGGCAGTCGCGTCATCGGCAGCCGGCTCCACTTCGAATGGGACGGTCGTGGCGACAGCAACGCGACCGTCCTCCTCGGCGGATCGGGCGGCATCGCGGGCGTTTTGCAGTC
This window encodes:
- a CDS encoding Gfo/Idh/MocA family oxidoreductase, with translation MHAAYNVALIGAGGIARAHRQAANASEGVVKVTAAVDVREDAPAAGLLPVYPTLESLLASEHKPDAIVLCTPPSVRAEVIEPALAAGLGVLTEKPVARSHAEAEALLKIVEEHDAGDRCFVGYCHRFTPAIVEMRRRLLAGDLGTPIRFENTFACWHPGMQTGWMSDPATSGGGSFLDTGCHSIDLFRFVTGEHEAGSRVIGSRLHFEWDGRGDSNATVLLGGSGGIAGVLQSGWQEPERFVVSVVGSKGLLSYDYMQPETLRFQPSAEEFGPAEDLWIETHDVRFVRQLEAFARRCQGESPLA